From Acetobacteroides hydrogenigenes, one genomic window encodes:
- a CDS encoding cell division ATP-binding protein FtsE has product MALNTIIEIKNAAIYQGNHMVLNNVNLEVEKGQLVYLVGKVGSGKSSLIKVLTAEIGIKEGEGSICGFDLRKIRNKEIPMLRRKLGVVFQDLQLLNDRSVRENLEFVLKSTGWKNKFEIDKRINDVLEKVKMELKDYKFPFQLSGGEQQRIAIARALLNNPEVLLADEPTGNLDPETSEDIMKLLLEISITGCTVIVATHNYNLIKKFPSRIIRFTEEAMVEVNPNTSIDL; this is encoded by the coding sequence ATGGCATTGAACACAATTATTGAGATAAAGAATGCGGCCATATACCAAGGCAACCACATGGTGCTGAACAACGTTAACCTAGAAGTGGAAAAGGGGCAGCTTGTCTACCTTGTTGGCAAGGTGGGCAGCGGAAAGTCTAGCCTGATAAAGGTTCTTACCGCCGAGATAGGCATAAAAGAAGGGGAAGGCTCCATTTGCGGATTCGACCTTAGAAAGATACGAAACAAGGAAATTCCAATGCTCCGCCGTAAGCTGGGGGTCGTTTTTCAGGATCTTCAGCTGCTAAACGATCGTTCGGTGCGCGAAAACCTTGAGTTCGTTCTTAAATCTACCGGATGGAAGAACAAGTTTGAGATCGACAAACGCATCAACGATGTCCTCGAAAAGGTAAAAATGGAGCTCAAGGACTACAAATTCCCGTTTCAGCTATCGGGCGGCGAACAGCAGCGCATTGCCATTGCCCGTGCCCTACTCAACAACCCCGAGGTGCTTTTAGCCGACGAACCAACGGGCAACCTAGACCCCGAAACATCGGAAGACATCATGAAGCTGCTGCTCGAGATCAGCATTACCGGCTGCACCGTTATTGTTGCAACCCACAACTACAACCTCATTAAGAAGTTCCCTTCTAGGATCATTCGTTTCACAGAGGAGGCCATGGTGGAGGTTAATCCGAATACAAGCATCGACTTATAG
- a CDS encoding glycoside hydrolase family 13 protein, whose translation MKRITLPCVVLLVALAQQSVAKKPSQTAEFVPQWAKSAVWYQIFPERFRNGDPTNDPTVNDIKGADPSDPPKQWQVHPWGSDWYERQPYEKANGEPELWKHILRRRYGGDLQGIIEKLDYLKGMGFNAIYLNPIFDSPSSHKYDGASYHHIDPNLGPDPVGDRVLMEKENPLDPSTWVWTKADLLALKLINEAHSRGIRIIFDGVFNHLGINSFAFRDLKKNQQQSAYKDWFTVKSYDDSAKGTTFDYVGWFGVKSLPELCEDENGIVDGPKQYIFAATQRWMNPKGMGTAYGIDGWRLDVAYCIGHPFWKQWRKHVRSINPEAYLTAEIVETPEKVKPYLMGDEFDGEMNYNFAFTCAEFFFNPDTMRISATQFDRKLKDLREYYPQGVAYVVQNLFGSHDANRIGSHIVNRGVGNFRSWGEYFGKSQAANNPKYSVRKPNAEELQLQKLFVIMQMTYVGAPMVYYGDEVGMWGGNDPDCRKPMVWDDIAYADEVYNVDGSKRTPDRVEVNKDLQAHYKKLVEIRRSNPALQLGSIKTLIADDAKDVYVFEREYMGRRLIVALNNSSKAQTVSVAGVSGRQMKDLLNGQSYSSAKGRLTLSISPKWGAIVRVR comes from the coding sequence ATGAAACGAATAACCTTACCTTGTGTTGTGCTGCTGGTTGCGCTGGCGCAGCAATCGGTGGCAAAGAAGCCATCCCAAACAGCAGAGTTTGTCCCTCAATGGGCTAAGAGCGCGGTGTGGTACCAAATCTTTCCCGAACGGTTCCGTAATGGAGATCCCACCAACGATCCAACCGTGAACGACATTAAGGGGGCCGATCCTTCCGATCCGCCCAAGCAGTGGCAGGTGCACCCATGGGGTAGCGACTGGTACGAGCGTCAGCCCTACGAAAAGGCTAACGGCGAACCGGAACTCTGGAAGCATATTCTTCGTCGTCGCTATGGGGGCGACTTGCAGGGTATTATCGAAAAGCTCGACTACCTAAAGGGTATGGGCTTTAACGCTATCTACCTTAACCCTATTTTCGACTCGCCTTCGTCGCACAAGTACGATGGGGCCAGCTATCACCACATTGACCCAAATCTAGGCCCCGATCCGGTAGGCGATAGGGTGTTAATGGAAAAGGAAAATCCATTGGATCCATCCACTTGGGTGTGGACCAAGGCCGATTTGCTGGCGCTAAAGCTTATTAATGAGGCGCACAGCCGTGGTATTCGTATCATCTTCGATGGCGTTTTCAACCATTTAGGGATAAACAGCTTCGCATTTCGAGACTTGAAGAAGAACCAGCAGCAGTCGGCATATAAGGATTGGTTTACGGTTAAGTCGTACGACGATAGCGCTAAGGGAACCACGTTCGACTACGTTGGGTGGTTTGGAGTGAAGTCGCTACCCGAGCTGTGCGAGGATGAGAATGGCATTGTTGATGGCCCCAAGCAGTACATATTTGCCGCAACCCAGCGCTGGATGAACCCGAAGGGCATGGGAACAGCGTATGGCATCGATGGCTGGCGCCTGGATGTGGCCTACTGCATTGGACATCCCTTCTGGAAGCAGTGGCGCAAGCATGTTCGTTCCATCAATCCTGAAGCCTATTTGACTGCAGAGATTGTTGAAACTCCCGAAAAGGTTAAGCCTTACCTGATGGGCGATGAGTTTGATGGCGAAATGAACTACAACTTTGCCTTTACCTGTGCCGAGTTCTTCTTTAATCCCGATACGATGCGCATCAGCGCAACGCAGTTCGATAGAAAGCTGAAAGATTTGAGGGAGTACTACCCACAGGGCGTTGCCTATGTGGTGCAAAACCTCTTTGGCAGCCATGATGCCAACCGAATTGGATCGCACATTGTAAACCGTGGTGTTGGCAACTTCCGCAGCTGGGGCGAGTATTTTGGCAAGTCGCAGGCTGCAAATAATCCGAAGTATAGCGTTCGTAAGCCTAATGCAGAGGAGCTGCAGCTGCAAAAGCTTTTTGTGATTATGCAGATGACCTACGTTGGAGCGCCTATGGTGTACTACGGTGATGAGGTTGGCATGTGGGGCGGCAACGATCCCGACTGCCGTAAGCCAATGGTTTGGGACGACATTGCCTACGCCGATGAGGTGTACAACGTAGATGGCTCCAAGCGCACCCCCGATAGGGTGGAGGTAAACAAGGACCTTCAGGCGCACTACAAAAAGCTAGTTGAAATTCGACGATCTAATCCTGCGCTGCAATTGGGCTCCATCAAGACGCTTATTGCCGATGATGCTAAGGATGTTTACGTTTTTGAGCGCGAGTATATGGGGCGTAGGCTTATTGTAGCCCTAAACAACTCCAGCAAGGCGCAAACGGTAAGCGTTGCTGGAGTTAGCGGTAGGCAAATGAAGGATCTGCTTAACGGCCAAAGCTACAGTTCGGCGAAGGGGCGCTTAACGCTCAGCATATCGCCTAAATGGGGCGCTATCGTAAGGGTGCGCTAG